From a single Mycolicibacterium mengxianglii genomic region:
- a CDS encoding cutinase family protein, whose product MSGMRVGGVIRSLGATVGAAALLLSAPAVAPEPLSSIPEAAAAPCPQVEVIFARGRIEPQGPGVIGNAFVNALRQKSDKDIDLYSVNYPADNEVDVGANDMSSRIQDMAARCPDTRLVLGGYSLGAAVTDVVLAVPFGFFGFDKPLPAGMDQKIAAVALFGNGAAWVGPITRFSPLYNDRTIELCHGADPICNPADPNTWQNNWPDHLAAAYLDAGMVNQAADFVAGRI is encoded by the coding sequence ATGTCCGGTATGCGAGTCGGGGGCGTTATCAGGTCATTGGGTGCAACCGTGGGCGCCGCCGCGCTGTTACTGTCAGCCCCCGCTGTCGCGCCGGAACCGCTGAGCAGCATCCCCGAAGCTGCGGCCGCCCCCTGCCCGCAGGTCGAGGTGATCTTCGCCCGCGGCCGGATCGAGCCGCAGGGGCCCGGGGTGATCGGCAACGCCTTCGTCAACGCGCTGCGCCAGAAGAGCGACAAGGACATCGACCTCTACTCGGTCAACTACCCTGCCGACAATGAGGTCGACGTGGGCGCCAACGACATGAGCTCGCGCATCCAGGACATGGCGGCCCGCTGCCCCGACACCCGGCTGGTGCTGGGCGGCTACTCGCTGGGCGCCGCCGTGACCGATGTGGTGCTGGCGGTACCGTTCGGCTTCTTCGGTTTCGACAAACCCCTGCCGGCCGGCATGGACCAGAAGATCGCCGCGGTCGCCCTGTTCGGCAATGGGGCCGCGTGGGTGGGCCCCATCACCCGATTCAGTCCGCTCTACAACGACCGCACCATCGAGCTGTGCCACGGTGCCGATCCCATCTGCAACCCGGCCGACCCGAACACCTGGCAGAACAACTGGCCCGATCATCTGGCCGCGGCTTACCTGGACGCGGGCATGGTGAACCAGGCCGCGGACTTCGTGGCCGGCCGGATCTGA
- the truA gene encoding tRNA pseudouridine(38-40) synthase TruA, with protein MPATDSGGGHGSFSRSSAGPDVRLRLDIAYDGTEFAGWAAQTGQRTVAGVLEETLSTVFRVPVVCRVAGRTDTGVHATGQVAHVDVPVAALPYALPRTPRPGEPEFLPLVRRLGRFLPTDVRVRDVVRAPAGFDARFSALRRHYRYRISTAPYGVDPQQTRYVTAWPRPLDVEAMAEASQHLLGLHDFAAFCRYREGGTTIRDLQGLEWHRDGDLITAAVTADAFCWNMVRSVVGALLAIGEHRRPVDRLGGLLAETRRSSDFAAAPARGLTLVGVDYPPDDQLAERIQVTRDIRRR; from the coding sequence ATGCCCGCCACCGATTCCGGTGGCGGGCATGGTTCTTTCTCCCGTAGTTCAGCTGGCCCGGACGTTCGTCTTCGTCTCGACATCGCTTACGACGGAACCGAATTCGCCGGCTGGGCGGCGCAGACCGGTCAGCGCACGGTGGCCGGTGTGCTCGAGGAGACGTTGTCGACGGTGTTTCGTGTGCCGGTGGTGTGCCGGGTGGCTGGCCGCACCGATACCGGCGTGCACGCGACCGGGCAGGTGGCGCACGTCGATGTGCCCGTGGCTGCGCTGCCGTACGCCCTGCCCCGCACTCCTCGTCCCGGAGAGCCCGAATTCCTACCGCTGGTACGCAGATTGGGGCGGTTCCTGCCCACCGACGTCCGGGTACGTGACGTCGTGCGGGCCCCAGCGGGTTTCGACGCCCGGTTCTCGGCCCTGCGCAGGCATTACCGCTACCGCATCTCCACAGCGCCCTACGGTGTTGATCCGCAGCAGACGCGCTATGTGACCGCGTGGCCGCGCCCGCTCGATGTGGAGGCGATGGCGGAGGCATCACAGCACCTGCTGGGTCTGCACGACTTCGCCGCCTTCTGCCGCTACCGCGAAGGTGGGACCACCATCAGGGATCTGCAGGGGCTGGAGTGGCACCGCGACGGGGACCTGATCACCGCCGCCGTCACCGCCGACGCGTTCTGCTGGAACATGGTGCGCTCGGTGGTCGGCGCGCTGTTGGCGATCGGGGAGCACCGGCGTCCCGTCGACCGGCTCGGTGGACTGCTGGCCGAGACCCGGCGCTCCAGCGATTTCGCCGCAGCACCCGCGCGCGGGTTGACCTTGGTGGGCGTCGACTATCCGCCCGATGACCAACTGGCCGAACGGATTCAGGTCACCCGCGATATACGTCGGCGCTGA
- the rplQ gene encoding 50S ribosomal protein L17 — MPKPTKGARLGGSSSHQKALLANLATSLFEHGRIKTTEPKARALRPYAEKLITHAKKGTLHNRREVLKKIRDKDVVHALFAEIGPFYADREGGYTRIIKVEARKGDNAPMAVIELVREKTVTSEADRARRVAASQPAAAAETEDTTVDATEGATEDTTTAAEAVEVTDAAEAPEAEDDAK; from the coding sequence ATGCCCAAGCCCACAAAGGGTGCTCGCCTCGGCGGGTCGTCTTCGCACCAGAAGGCGCTACTGGCCAACCTGGCCACGTCGCTGTTCGAGCACGGTCGGATCAAGACGACCGAGCCCAAGGCTCGGGCGCTGCGGCCCTACGCGGAAAAGCTGATCACCCACGCCAAGAAGGGCACGCTGCACAACCGGCGTGAGGTGCTCAAGAAGATCCGCGACAAGGACGTCGTGCACGCCCTGTTCGCTGAGATCGGCCCGTTCTACGCCGATCGTGAGGGTGGCTACACCCGCATCATCAAGGTGGAGGCACGCAAGGGCGACAACGCTCCCATGGCCGTCATCGAGCTGGTGCGCGAGAAGACCGTGACCTCTGAGGCCGACCGGGCTCGCCGGGTCGCAGCTTCGCAGCCGGCCGCGGCAGCCGAGACCGAGGACACCACGGTCGATGCCACCGAGGGCGCTACCGAGGACACCACCACCGCTGCGGAAGCGGTTGAGGTGACCGACGCTGCCGAGGCTCCCGAAGCCGAGGATGACGCCAAGTAG